Proteins from a single region of Barnesiella propionica:
- a CDS encoding alpha-1,3-galactosidase-related protein: protein MHILHKTLCILLILCFINTGNITAQTSISVSDFGLKPDTRENAVLYIQKALEACKDKDSVILSFPRGRYDFWPQYAKEKDYYETNTYDVFPKRLAILLEEINHFTLDGNGSEFIMHDRIQPLTVERCNHITLKNFSIDWDIPLTSQAEIISIGDEYIDLKINTLQYPYIIENEKLVFTGEGWKSAITLAMEFNPNTGLIEPQTGGQYALGKGWKEYKASSSVYGIVRMRRDGGFKRYPAIRNVLVLRHSTRDHAGIFICNSSNVNLSGIQLHHAAGLGILAQYSENLSFKQVNAVPNAQKGRLFSGHDDGFHLMGCKGNISVDSCRWAGLMDDPINIHGTCVKIVDILSTNKIKCRFMHEMSRGMIWGMTGDKIGFIENKSMETYATTTIKNLKIIDINEFEIELSAPAPESLKIGDALENLTWTPDVDIRNSFFGSCRARGILVSTPGKVVIENNIFESSGSAILIAGDANNYYESGGVKDVLIAGNEFRYPCMSSYYEFCEAVITIKPTIPEPDINKPFHRNIRILNNKFNPFDYPIIYALSVDGLQFKNNTIERNHTFKPFNQIKDGITLIKCRNEVIKNNIITGDVLSSKNGKLTIVKK, encoded by the coding sequence ATGCATATACTACATAAAACTCTCTGTATACTCCTCATATTATGCTTTATAAATACGGGAAATATAACCGCTCAAACCTCCATATCCGTATCAGACTTCGGATTAAAGCCCGACACGCGGGAAAATGCTGTATTATATATCCAGAAGGCACTGGAAGCATGTAAAGATAAAGATAGCGTCATTTTATCTTTTCCCCGAGGCAGGTATGATTTCTGGCCGCAATATGCCAAAGAAAAAGATTATTATGAAACAAATACTTATGACGTTTTCCCTAAACGACTGGCTATACTACTGGAAGAAATAAATCATTTTACGCTGGACGGCAACGGCTCCGAATTTATCATGCACGACCGCATACAACCCCTGACAGTTGAAAGATGTAATCATATCACACTGAAAAATTTCTCCATAGACTGGGATATTCCTTTAACCTCGCAGGCAGAAATCATATCGATCGGGGACGAATATATAGATCTCAAAATAAATACACTACAATATCCGTATATTATTGAAAATGAAAAACTGGTATTCACAGGAGAAGGATGGAAAAGTGCGATAACCCTTGCTATGGAATTTAACCCGAATACCGGATTAATAGAACCACAAACAGGAGGTCAGTATGCCTTAGGAAAAGGATGGAAGGAATACAAAGCCTCATCGTCCGTTTATGGAATAGTACGTATGAGAAGGGACGGAGGATTTAAAAGATATCCTGCCATAAGGAACGTTCTGGTCCTGAGACACAGTACGAGAGACCATGCAGGTATATTTATCTGTAACAGCAGCAACGTCAACTTATCCGGCATTCAGTTACACCACGCTGCCGGATTAGGCATATTGGCGCAATATTCCGAAAACCTGAGTTTTAAACAGGTCAATGCTGTTCCTAATGCTCAAAAAGGAAGACTGTTCAGCGGACACGATGACGGTTTTCATCTTATGGGATGTAAAGGAAATATTAGTGTCGATAGTTGCCGGTGGGCCGGACTGATGGACGACCCTATAAATATTCACGGTACTTGCGTAAAAATCGTCGATATTCTTTCGACGAATAAAATTAAATGCCGGTTTATGCACGAAATGAGCCGGGGCATGATATGGGGTATGACTGGAGATAAAATCGGATTCATTGAAAACAAATCTATGGAAACATATGCCACAACAACAATAAAAAATTTAAAAATAATCGATATCAACGAATTTGAAATAGAATTATCGGCGCCAGCCCCCGAAAGTTTAAAAATAGGAGATGCTCTGGAAAATCTCACATGGACACCAGACGTAGATATACGCAATTCTTTTTTCGGCTCCTGTAGGGCAAGAGGAATATTAGTTTCCACTCCGGGCAAAGTCGTTATAGAAAATAATATATTCGAATCGAGCGGCTCTGCCATATTAATTGCAGGTGATGCCAATAACTATTATGAATCAGGAGGCGTAAAAGACGTTCTTATTGCAGGAAACGAATTCCGGTATCCTTGCATGTCTTCATATTATGAGTTTTGTGAAGCTGTCATAACCATTAAGCCGACCATTCCGGAACCTGATATAAACAAACCTTTCCATAGGAATATCAGAATATTGAATAATAAATTCAATCCTTTCGATTATCCTATTATATATGCACTTAGCGTGGACGGCCTTCAATTCAAGAATAACACCATCGAAAGGAACCATACATTTAAGCCTTTTAATCAAATAAAAGATGGAATAACATTGATAAAATGCCGGAACGAAGTCATTAAAAACAATATAATAACAGGTGATGTCTTGAGTAGTAAAAACGGAAAACTTACTATCGTAAAGAAATAA
- a CDS encoding peptide MFS transporter — protein MFKGQPRGLIIASIANMGERFGFYTMMAILVFFLQARYGMSVAESGDVYSWFYFGIYAMALLGGIMADKYTGLGRTILVGIVTMLLGYIVLTVPVDNRMITYGGLVIIALGNGLFKGNLQALVGNLYENEKYGKLRDSAFSIFYMCINIGAFFAPSAAEGMLNYVLKGSHFIYNGQLPSLCHQYLDGAKGLDVAYFQELADKASMTPIADYSTFAHSYINAVSTGYNYAFAVAAFAMLVSMLVYVGYRKYLAPGDFNSKSAAAQGMKVESISPAETKKRLTALGMVFFVVIFFWMAFHQNGLTLNQFAKDYTVNEVGPFTNMFFNLGAFLSVIAFVGGLILAIRKGSNKNKIVGAVLAVAGLVGSYLFYTSFGAENPITPAKFQQFNPVFIVFLTPVVVGAFAWMNKKNCEPSTPRKIGYGMVIAAIGFAIMVFASMGLTAPKELASEGSSLVSPYWLISTYFTLTLAELCLSPMGISFVSKVAPPQYKGLMQGCWLGATAIGNKLLFVGSYFWERLELWQLWSIFIGCCLASALIIFALMKRLEAVAK, from the coding sequence ATGTTTAAAGGTCAACCCAGAGGATTAATTATTGCCTCTATTGCCAACATGGGAGAGCGTTTTGGTTTTTATACCATGATGGCGATCCTCGTTTTCTTTTTACAGGCCCGTTACGGAATGAGCGTTGCCGAGTCGGGCGATGTTTATAGCTGGTTCTATTTTGGAATATATGCTATGGCTTTGCTGGGCGGTATAATGGCGGATAAATATACCGGATTGGGACGTACCATTCTGGTAGGTATCGTAACCATGTTACTGGGGTATATCGTACTTACCGTGCCTGTGGATAACCGTATGATTACTTACGGAGGTCTTGTTATCATTGCATTGGGTAACGGTCTTTTTAAAGGAAATCTTCAGGCATTGGTCGGGAACTTGTATGAAAATGAAAAGTACGGAAAGCTTCGGGATTCCGCTTTCAGTATTTTTTATATGTGTATTAATATCGGTGCTTTTTTTGCTCCGTCTGCTGCCGAAGGAATGTTGAATTACGTATTAAAAGGTTCTCATTTTATTTATAACGGGCAGCTTCCTTCTTTATGCCATCAGTATCTGGACGGAGCTAAAGGACTGGATGTCGCTTATTTCCAGGAGTTGGCAGATAAGGCTTCCATGACGCCGATTGCCGATTACAGTACTTTTGCCCATTCATATATCAATGCAGTTTCCACAGGTTATAATTATGCTTTCGCAGTGGCTGCTTTTGCGATGCTGGTTTCGATGTTGGTATATGTTGGCTACCGTAAATATTTAGCACCAGGCGATTTTAATTCGAAGAGTGCGGCCGCCCAGGGAATGAAAGTCGAATCTATTTCTCCTGCTGAAACAAAAAAACGTCTTACCGCACTGGGTATGGTATTTTTCGTTGTTATTTTCTTCTGGATGGCTTTCCACCAGAATGGTTTGACGTTAAACCAGTTTGCTAAAGACTACACGGTAAACGAGGTAGGTCCTTTCACTAATATGTTTTTTAATTTAGGAGCCTTCCTTTCTGTCATAGCCTTTGTCGGCGGTTTAATACTTGCTATACGAAAAGGCAGCAATAAGAATAAAATTGTGGGGGCTGTTCTGGCTGTCGCAGGATTGGTCGGTTCTTATTTGTTCTATACCAGTTTCGGAGCGGAAAATCCTATTACTCCTGCAAAATTCCAGCAGTTTAATCCTGTTTTTATTGTTTTCCTTACCCCGGTTGTAGTAGGTGCATTTGCGTGGATGAACAAGAAAAACTGTGAGCCTTCCACTCCCCGTAAAATAGGTTATGGTATGGTAATAGCGGCTATAGGCTTTGCAATCATGGTATTTGCTTCTATGGGGCTGACAGCACCGAAAGAACTGGCGTCCGAAGGTTCTTCTTTGGTTTCGCCTTATTGGTTGATAAGTACATATTTTACATTGACATTGGCCGAATTATGTTTGAGCCCTATGGGTATTTCTTTTGTTTCCAAGGTTGCTCCTCCCCAGTATAAAGGTCTTATGCAGGGTTGCTGGTTAGGTGCTACGGCAATAGGAAACAAGCTTCTTTTTGTCGGAAGCTATTTCTGGGAAAGATTAGAGTTGTGGCAATTATGGAGTATCTTTATTGGATGTTGTTTAGCTTCGGCTTTAATTATCTTTGCTTTGATGAAACGTCTTGAAGCAGTTGCAAAATAA
- a CDS encoding SufE family protein — protein sequence MKTINETQDEIVNEFSEFEDWMDKYALLIDLGNSQESLDEQYKTPENLIEGCQSRVWLQADYHDGKVYFHAESDAIIVKGIVSLLIQVLSGHTPDEILNADLYFIEKIGLKEHLSPTRSNGLVAMVKQMNMYALAYKVKNEQEIK from the coding sequence ATGAAAACAATAAATGAAACACAGGATGAGATCGTAAATGAATTCTCAGAGTTTGAGGATTGGATGGATAAGTATGCTTTGCTTATCGACCTCGGTAATTCTCAGGAATCGCTGGACGAACAATATAAAACGCCGGAGAATCTTATAGAAGGCTGTCAGAGCCGGGTATGGCTACAAGCCGATTATCATGACGGGAAAGTCTATTTTCATGCCGAAAGCGATGCGATTATCGTAAAAGGGATTGTATCATTGCTTATACAGGTACTTTCAGGACATACTCCGGACGAGATATTAAATGCGGACTTGTATTTTATTGAAAAGATAGGGCTTAAAGAACATTTGTCTCCTACCCGTTCCAATGGACTGGTAGCTATGGTAAAACAGATGAATATGTATGCCCTGGCATATAAAGTAAAAAACGAACAGGAGATAAAGTAA
- a CDS encoding M28 family peptidase encodes MLKCRICYLAGIFLLLSCCSVKSEKKLQTSMKDTPITEIPVFDEDSAYSYVERQVEFGYRVPNTPEHEATAAFLSSELNRHGAQVQVQEGQVTAYDGTILNIRNIIGSYNPDKEDRILLFAHWDTRPYADHDVIEANWRKPIAGANDGASGVGVLLEIARQLGKNLPKVGVDIIFFDAEDYGIPEFWTGDYSEDSWALGTQYWANHPHQPGYKARYGILLDMVGDSYATFYKEQFSMHYAAGIVNRIWRTAQRIGYGKYFINRDGGYITDDHVYVNKVGIPAVDIIHFEPNTPTGFPAQWHTVDDTMEHIDPVTLKAVGQTVLTVLYEE; translated from the coding sequence ATGTTGAAATGTAGAATTTGTTACTTAGCCGGGATATTTTTATTATTGTCCTGTTGTTCTGTCAAGTCGGAGAAGAAATTACAAACTTCAATGAAAGATACCCCTATAACAGAAATACCGGTTTTTGATGAAGATAGTGCGTATAGTTATGTTGAACGGCAAGTCGAGTTCGGTTATCGTGTACCCAATACTCCGGAACATGAGGCAACAGCAGCATTCCTTTCTTCGGAACTGAACCGGCATGGTGCACAGGTACAGGTTCAGGAAGGGCAAGTTACTGCATATGACGGTACTATTCTGAATATACGTAATATAATAGGAAGTTATAATCCGGATAAGGAAGACCGTATTCTGCTTTTTGCACATTGGGATACGCGGCCTTATGCCGATCATGATGTTATCGAAGCCAACTGGCGGAAACCTATAGCCGGGGCGAACGACGGAGCCAGCGGAGTGGGCGTGTTGCTGGAAATAGCCCGGCAGCTGGGAAAGAATCTCCCGAAAGTAGGTGTGGATATTATCTTTTTTGATGCGGAAGATTATGGAATACCAGAGTTTTGGACCGGAGACTATTCAGAGGACTCCTGGGCATTAGGTACGCAATACTGGGCAAACCATCCTCACCAGCCAGGATATAAAGCCCGTTACGGGATATTATTGGACATGGTGGGCGACAGTTATGCTACATTTTATAAAGAACAATTTTCCATGCACTATGCGGCCGGGATAGTGAACCGTATATGGCGTACAGCACAACGTATCGGTTATGGAAAATATTTTATTAATCGGGATGGCGGTTATATTACCGATGATCATGTATATGTCAATAAAGTAGGTATACCTGCTGTCGATATTATACATTTTGAACCTAACACTCCTACGGGATTTCCGGCGCAATGGCATACGGTCGACGATACGATGGAACATATAGATCCCGTTACTCTGAAGGCAGTAGGACAAACGGTCCTTACTGTACTGTATGAAGAGTAG
- a CDS encoding S66 peptidase family protein — translation MDKKKDMQKPDALTSGDTVMIVSPASVIDVSLIEGAERVLAGWGLKVVRGKYCEGHCGSFSGTIEERLYDFREALLNPEVKAIICSRGGYGAVHLLSLIDPELINRNPKWMIGFSDISALHAAFLSAGVMSLHASMCKHLTEEPVDHPVTCLIRDILFGAMPGYVVPGHQLNRPGGAEGVLCGGNLAVLCGLLRTPYDIFQRGRILFVEDIAEKPYKLERMFYNLKLSGILKELSGLIVGQFTEYEEDPGLGYTVYEMISDMVKEYDYPVCFGFPAGHVCNNYPLIEGAFVNYSVTNKSVMLNFVGK, via the coding sequence ATGGATAAAAAGAAAGATATGCAAAAACCGGATGCTTTAACGTCAGGAGATACTGTCATGATCGTATCGCCTGCGAGTGTGATAGATGTTTCGTTGATAGAAGGGGCCGAGCGCGTACTTGCCGGTTGGGGCCTGAAAGTCGTGCGAGGTAAGTATTGCGAAGGCCATTGCGGTAGTTTCAGCGGGACTATAGAAGAACGGCTGTATGATTTTCGGGAGGCATTATTGAATCCGGAAGTTAAAGCTATAATATGCAGCCGGGGAGGTTATGGAGCTGTACATCTATTATCTTTAATAGACCCGGAGTTGATAAACCGCAATCCGAAATGGATGATAGGCTTTAGTGATATATCTGCTTTGCATGCTGCTTTTTTGTCCGCCGGTGTTATGTCGCTGCATGCATCCATGTGTAAACATTTGACTGAAGAACCGGTAGACCATCCGGTTACTTGTCTGATTCGTGATATCTTGTTTGGAGCCATGCCTGGTTATGTGGTTCCAGGACATCAACTGAACCGACCGGGGGGGGCCGAAGGCGTTTTATGTGGTGGAAATCTGGCAGTTTTATGCGGGTTGTTAAGGACTCCTTACGATATATTTCAACGGGGAAGGATTTTGTTTGTCGAGGATATAGCGGAAAAGCCCTATAAACTGGAACGGATGTTTTATAATTTGAAATTAAGCGGGATTTTGAAAGAGCTATCAGGATTAATAGTAGGTCAGTTTACCGAATATGAAGAAGATCCCGGATTGGGATATACGGTATATGAAATGATATCGGATATGGTAAAGGAATATGATTATCCCGTATGTTTCGGTTTTCCGGCCGGACATGTCTGTAACAATTATCCGTTGATAGAAGGAGCCTTTGTTAATTATTCGGTTACGAATAAAAGTGTGATGCTGAATTTTGTAGGAAAATGA
- the der gene encoding ribosome biogenesis GTPase Der encodes MGNIVAIVGRPNVGKSTLFNRLTRTRQAIVNEMSGTTRDRQYGKVEWGGQEFSIIDTGGWVVNSEDIFEEEINKQVAIAIEEADVILFVVDVRNGITDLDEHVASILRKNKKPVVLIANKVDSNDLQYYAAEFYKFGLGEPFCISAVNGSGTGDLLDEVIRSFSKKVEEEVIEEIPRIAVVGRPNAGKSSIVNAFIGEDRHIVTDIAGTTRDSIYTRYDKFGFDFYLVDTAGIRKKGKVTEDLEYYSVIRSIRAIENSDVCILMIDATRGIEGQDLNIFSLIQKNKKGLVVCVNKWDLVEDKSTKAIKVFEEAIRERFAPFVDFPIIFASALTKQRIFKVLETAAQVYKNRRNHVPTSKLNEVMLAAIESYPPPAHKGKYVKIKYVTMLKGAYVPTFIFFCNLPQWVKEPYKRYLENKIRSNWNFSGTPVNIFMREK; translated from the coding sequence ATGGGAAATATAGTAGCAATTGTAGGCCGGCCCAATGTGGGAAAATCGACTCTCTTTAACCGGCTGACCCGGACTCGCCAGGCTATCGTAAATGAAATGTCGGGTACGACCCGTGACCGCCAATATGGAAAAGTTGAATGGGGTGGCCAGGAGTTCTCGATTATAGATACAGGCGGTTGGGTCGTAAACTCTGAAGATATATTTGAAGAAGAGATAAACAAGCAGGTAGCTATCGCTATTGAAGAAGCGGACGTGATTTTATTTGTGGTAGATGTGAGAAACGGGATAACGGATCTGGATGAACATGTAGCTTCCATTTTACGTAAGAATAAAAAACCGGTCGTTCTTATTGCCAATAAAGTAGATTCCAATGATTTGCAATATTACGCCGCCGAGTTTTATAAATTCGGATTGGGCGAGCCTTTCTGTATTTCTGCAGTAAATGGTTCAGGTACAGGCGATCTGCTTGATGAGGTGATAAGATCTTTCAGTAAAAAGGTTGAAGAGGAAGTTATCGAAGAGATTCCCCGTATTGCCGTGGTCGGGCGTCCTAATGCCGGAAAATCTTCTATAGTAAATGCATTTATTGGTGAAGATCGTCATATTGTGACCGATATAGCCGGAACGACACGGGATTCTATTTATACTCGTTATGACAAATTCGGATTTGATTTTTATCTGGTAGATACGGCGGGGATACGTAAAAAAGGCAAAGTCACCGAAGATCTGGAATATTATTCGGTAATCCGTTCTATTCGGGCCATAGAAAATTCCGATGTATGTATCTTGATGATCGATGCTACACGGGGAATCGAAGGACAAGACCTGAATATTTTTTCCCTTATCCAGAAAAACAAAAAGGGTTTGGTTGTCTGTGTGAATAAATGGGATCTGGTAGAAGATAAATCGACAAAAGCTATAAAAGTATTTGAAGAAGCTATTCGGGAACGGTTTGCTCCGTTTGTGGATTTTCCTATTATTTTTGCTTCGGCGTTGACCAAGCAGAGAATATTCAAAGTTCTGGAGACGGCAGCTCAGGTATATAAAAACCGCAGGAATCATGTTCCTACTTCTAAGCTGAACGAAGTAATGCTTGCCGCTATCGAAAGCTATCCGCCACCGGCACATAAAGGTAAATATGTAAAAATAAAATATGTGACTATGCTCAAGGGGGCATATGTCCCTACGTTTATATTCTTCTGTAATCTGCCGCAATGGGTGAAAGAACCGTATAAACGTTATTTGGAGAATAAGATACGTAGTAACTGGAATTTTTCCGGTACTCCCGTCAATATTTTCATGAGAGAGAAATAA